Proteins from a single region of Pseudodesulfovibrio portus:
- a CDS encoding fumarate reductase flavoprotein subunit has protein sequence MQTYYSDLLVIGAGLAGERVACEAAQNGFKASCLSIVPARRSHSSAAQGGMQAALGNCAKGEGDCTDVHFIDTVKGSDWGCDQEVARLFADTAPIEMRRLAHWGVPWNRVVPGKSFFFKGGEKFEKYEKEENEGLITARSFGGTAKWRTCYTSDGTGHAVMCTMDNRCAELGIDVFDKKEAISLIHDGETCMGAVVRCLRTGELEVHLAKATAICTGGFGRIYKATTNAVICDGGGHILAHETGVVPIGNPESIQFHPTGIVPTDILVTEGCRGDGGTLLDVNEERFMHIYEPEKAELASRDVVSRRMTEHMRAGKGVKSAYGEHLWLDIRHLGDKHISTKLREVDEICHHFLGVNPRTELIPVRPTQHYTMAGIRTNKDGAVYGLKGLYSAGEAACWDMHGFNRLGGNSLAETVVAGGIIGAKIVEFLKGYETKFDTKAINLEIKRQKERIHDITHGRNGKLNVYEVRNEMQEALMKGCFVFRNKEGLEECVSTLQGTMEKARQVGLVSDGAGPNHELAAAMKLEGQVRLAICIAQAALMRTESRGSHNREDYPERNDAKWLNRTLAYWREGADMPELQYEDTTPLFELPPGDRGYGGGSIIPADEKYVKERTVKSPVTEIGKKK, from the coding sequence ATGCAAACATATTATTCCGACCTGCTCGTCATCGGCGCCGGACTGGCCGGTGAGCGCGTAGCCTGCGAAGCCGCACAGAACGGTTTCAAGGCCAGCTGCCTCTCCATCGTTCCCGCCCGACGCTCCCACTCCTCGGCCGCCCAGGGCGGCATGCAGGCGGCGCTGGGCAACTGCGCCAAGGGAGAAGGCGACTGCACCGACGTCCACTTCATCGACACCGTCAAAGGCTCCGACTGGGGCTGCGACCAGGAAGTCGCCCGCCTCTTCGCGGACACCGCTCCCATCGAGATGCGCCGTCTGGCCCATTGGGGCGTGCCCTGGAACCGCGTGGTTCCCGGCAAGTCCTTCTTCTTCAAGGGCGGCGAGAAATTCGAGAAGTACGAAAAAGAGGAAAACGAAGGGTTGATCACGGCCCGCTCCTTCGGCGGCACCGCCAAGTGGCGCACCTGCTACACCTCGGACGGCACCGGCCACGCGGTCATGTGCACCATGGACAACCGGTGCGCCGAACTGGGCATCGACGTCTTCGACAAGAAGGAAGCCATCTCCCTCATCCATGACGGCGAGACCTGCATGGGCGCGGTGGTCCGCTGCCTGCGCACCGGCGAGCTCGAAGTCCACCTGGCCAAGGCCACGGCCATCTGCACCGGCGGCTTTGGCCGCATCTACAAGGCCACCACCAACGCGGTCATCTGCGACGGCGGCGGCCACATCCTGGCCCACGAGACCGGGGTGGTGCCCATCGGCAACCCCGAGTCCATCCAGTTCCACCCCACCGGCATCGTGCCCACCGACATCCTCGTCACCGAGGGCTGCCGCGGCGACGGCGGAACCCTGCTCGACGTCAACGAAGAGCGGTTCATGCACATCTACGAGCCGGAAAAGGCCGAGCTGGCCTCCCGCGACGTGGTCTCCCGCCGGATGACCGAGCACATGCGCGCCGGAAAGGGCGTCAAGTCCGCCTACGGCGAACACCTGTGGCTGGACATCCGCCACCTGGGCGACAAGCACATCTCCACCAAGCTCAGGGAAGTGGACGAGATCTGCCATCACTTCCTGGGCGTCAACCCGCGCACGGAACTCATCCCGGTGCGCCCGACCCAGCACTACACCATGGCCGGCATCCGCACCAACAAGGACGGCGCGGTCTACGGGCTCAAGGGCCTCTATTCCGCGGGCGAAGCAGCCTGCTGGGACATGCACGGCTTCAACAGGCTGGGCGGCAACTCCCTGGCCGAGACCGTGGTCGCGGGCGGCATCATCGGCGCCAAGATCGTGGAATTCCTCAAGGGCTACGAGACCAAGTTCGACACCAAGGCCATCAACCTCGAGATCAAGCGCCAGAAAGAGCGCATCCACGACATCACCCACGGCCGCAACGGCAAGCTCAACGTGTACGAAGTGCGCAACGAGATGCAGGAGGCCCTGATGAAGGGCTGCTTCGTGTTCCGCAACAAGGAAGGGCTGGAGGAATGCGTGTCCACCTTGCAGGGAACCATGGAGAAGGCCCGCCAGGTCGGCCTGGTTTCCGACGGCGCAGGCCCCAACCACGAGCTGGCCGCAGCCATGAAGCTCGAAGGCCAGGTCAGGCTCGCCATATGCATCGCGCAGGCCGCCCTGATGCGCACCGAATCCCGCGGTTCCCACAACCGTGAGGACTACCCCGAACGCAACGACGCCAAATGGCTCAACCGCACCCTGGCCTACTGGCGCGAAGGCGCGGACATGCCCGAGCTGCAATATGAAGACACCACCCCGCTCTTCGAATTGCCTCCGGGCGACCGAGGCTACGGCGGCGGCAGCATCATCCCGGCAGACGAGAAGTACGTGAAGGAGCGCACCGTCAAGAGCCCCGTCACGGAAATCGGCAAGAAGAAGTAA
- a CDS encoding fumarate reductase iron-sulfur subunit, whose protein sequence is MGRQLKFEIFRYNPEREGDVPHMQEFTLDETPNMTLFIALNRLREEQDPSLIFDFCCRAGICGACAMVINGRPGLACQTKTKDQPTRITLHPLPVFKLVGDLSVDTGVWFREMYAKTESWVHTTKTFDPTKEEERMDNSVAEQIYELERCIECGCCVAACGTARLRDDFMGAAALNRIARFVVDPRDQRTDEQYFEIIGTDNGIFGCMGLLACEDVCPKGLPLQNQLGFLRRKMGITAMKHIFRKK, encoded by the coding sequence ATGGGTAGACAATTAAAATTCGAAATATTCCGGTATAATCCCGAAAGGGAGGGTGATGTTCCGCACATGCAGGAATTCACCCTGGACGAAACCCCGAACATGACCCTGTTCATCGCCCTCAACAGGCTGCGCGAGGAACAGGACCCGAGTCTCATCTTCGACTTCTGCTGCCGCGCCGGCATCTGCGGCGCATGCGCAATGGTCATCAACGGCCGTCCCGGCCTGGCCTGCCAGACCAAGACCAAGGACCAGCCCACCCGGATCACCCTGCATCCCCTGCCGGTCTTCAAGCTGGTGGGCGACCTGTCCGTGGATACGGGCGTCTGGTTCCGCGAAATGTACGCAAAGACCGAGTCCTGGGTGCACACCACCAAGACCTTCGATCCCACCAAGGAAGAGGAGCGCATGGACAACTCGGTGGCCGAGCAGATCTACGAGCTCGAACGATGCATCGAGTGCGGCTGTTGCGTGGCCGCCTGCGGCACCGCCCGGCTGCGTGACGACTTCATGGGAGCCGCGGCCCTGAACCGCATCGCCCGTTTCGTGGTCGACCCCCGGGACCAGCGCACGGACGAGCAGTACTTCGAGATCATCGGCACCGACAACGGCATCTTCGGCTGCATGGGCCTGCTGGCCTGCGAAGACGTCTGTCCCAAGGGGCTGCCCCTGCAGAACCAGCTCGGCTTCCTGCGCCGCAAAATGGGCATCACCGCAATGAAGCACATCTTCAGGAAGAAATAG
- a CDS encoding fumarate hydratase, giving the protein MRTIQTSEIIDAVAAMCIKSNTELPGDVRAKLEQAMAEETTPSAKEVIRQLLENADLAMDTKLPLCQDCGLAVYFVEVGDEVRIEGGNLRYAINEGTRRGYADGYLRKSACDPLSRANTGDGTPAIIHFDFVPGDKLKIAYMAKGGGAENMSRVTMLAPAQGWEGIKQFVINRVAEAGPNPCPPTVIGVGIGGTFEHAAKIAKKSLLRKLDDTHPDPEIAAKEKELEEAINALGIGPMGLGGKTTVLGVKMTMEPCHLASLPLAVNVQCHSQRHEEVEL; this is encoded by the coding sequence ATGCGTACCATACAGACAAGCGAAATCATCGACGCTGTGGCCGCCATGTGCATCAAGTCCAACACCGAACTCCCGGGCGACGTCCGGGCCAAGTTGGAACAGGCCATGGCAGAGGAAACAACCCCGTCCGCCAAGGAAGTCATTCGCCAGCTCCTGGAGAACGCCGACCTGGCCATGGATACCAAGCTGCCCCTGTGCCAGGACTGCGGCCTTGCCGTGTACTTCGTGGAAGTGGGCGACGAGGTCCGCATTGAAGGCGGCAACCTGCGCTACGCCATCAACGAAGGCACCCGCCGGGGCTACGCCGACGGCTACCTGCGCAAGTCCGCATGCGACCCCCTGTCCCGCGCCAACACCGGCGACGGCACTCCGGCCATCATCCACTTCGACTTCGTGCCCGGCGACAAGCTCAAAATTGCCTACATGGCCAAGGGCGGCGGAGCCGAGAACATGTCCCGCGTGACCATGCTCGCCCCGGCCCAGGGCTGGGAAGGCATCAAGCAGTTCGTGATCAACCGCGTGGCCGAGGCAGGCCCCAACCCGTGCCCCCCCACCGTCATCGGCGTGGGCATCGGCGGCACTTTCGAACACGCCGCCAAGATCGCCAAGAAATCGCTCCTGCGCAAGCTGGACGACACCCATCCCGATCCGGAAATCGCGGCCAAGGAAAAGGAACTCGAAGAGGCCATCAACGCGCTCGGCATCGGCCCCATGGGCCTTGGCGGCAAGACCACCGTGCTCGGCGTCAAAATGACCATGGAACCGTGCCACCTGGCGAGCCTGCCGCTGGCGGTCAACGTCCAGTGCCACTCCCAGCGTCACGAGGAGGTTGAACTCTAA
- a CDS encoding Fe-S-containing hydro-lyase — protein MAEYKLNTPLTDEDIEQLKAGDVVFLTGFIYSARDAAHKKLIDLLDAGKELPFKLEGSAIYYVGPSPAPPGRPIGAAGPTTSYRMDSYAPRLHSLGMKASIGKGKRNEETRKAMQDFKGVYFGATGGAGALLSNSIVESTVIAFDELGPEAIREMKVKDFPLLVINDAHGGELYAVPDLEAAGVK, from the coding sequence ATGGCAGAATACAAGCTGAACACACCGCTGACCGATGAAGACATCGAGCAGCTCAAGGCCGGCGACGTGGTCTTCCTGACCGGCTTCATCTACTCCGCACGCGATGCGGCACACAAGAAGCTCATCGACCTGCTGGACGCGGGCAAGGAACTCCCCTTCAAGCTGGAAGGCTCGGCCATCTACTACGTCGGGCCCTCCCCGGCCCCCCCGGGCCGCCCCATCGGCGCAGCCGGTCCCACCACCAGCTACCGCATGGATTCCTACGCCCCGCGCCTGCACTCCCTCGGCATGAAGGCGTCCATCGGCAAGGGCAAGCGCAACGAAGAGACCCGCAAAGCCATGCAGGACTTCAAGGGCGTGTACTTCGGCGCAACCGGCGGAGCCGGAGCCCTGCTTTCCAACTCCATCGTGGAGTCCACCGTCATCGCTTTTGACGAACTCGGCCCCGAGGCCATCCGCGAAATGAAGGTCAAGGACTTCCCGCTTCTGGTCATCAACGACGCCCACGGCGGCGAACTGTACGCGGTTCCCGACCTTGAGGCGGCTGGCGTAAAATAA
- a CDS encoding malic enzyme-like NAD(P)-binding protein: MALFTKEEALGYHSMGRKGKIEVVPVKPCVTQKHLSMAYSPGVAEACKAIAEDQSKSYEYTARGNLVAVVSNGTAVLGLGNIGPHAGKPVMEGKGVLFKVFGDVDVFDINLDVTDPDKLCEITKALEPTFGGINLEDIKAPECFYIEEKLKKEMNIPVFHDDQHGTAIVTAAGMMNALEISGKKPEDMRVVISGAGAAAIACTNLYRNMGVKFENIAMFDSRGHINKGRTDLNEFKQQYATEKAYGSLAEAMEGADCFLGLSAAGVVSKDMVKSMSENCPIIFACANPDPEITYDDAKEARPDCIMGTGRSDCPNQVNNVLGFPFIFRGALDCGATAITEEMKLAAAQALADLAKTEAPEYVCKAFGVDKLEFGPDYVIPKALDLRLIEYVSVAVAKAAMDAGIARNPLDLDAYKGELRQRIADSSKRVGAFVDTYNLGI; this comes from the coding sequence ATGGCCTTATTCACCAAAGAAGAAGCTCTCGGCTACCACTCCATGGGGAGAAAAGGGAAGATCGAGGTCGTCCCGGTCAAGCCGTGCGTGACCCAGAAGCATTTGTCCATGGCCTACAGCCCCGGCGTGGCCGAGGCGTGCAAGGCCATCGCGGAGGACCAGTCCAAGTCCTATGAGTACACCGCCCGCGGCAACCTGGTGGCCGTCGTGTCCAACGGCACCGCCGTGCTCGGCCTGGGCAACATCGGCCCCCACGCGGGCAAGCCGGTCATGGAAGGCAAGGGCGTGCTGTTCAAGGTCTTCGGCGACGTGGACGTCTTCGACATCAACCTCGACGTGACCGATCCCGACAAGCTGTGCGAGATCACCAAGGCCCTGGAGCCCACCTTCGGCGGCATCAACCTCGAGGACATCAAGGCCCCGGAATGCTTCTACATCGAAGAGAAGCTGAAAAAGGAAATGAACATCCCGGTCTTCCATGACGACCAGCACGGCACGGCCATCGTCACCGCAGCGGGCATGATGAACGCGCTGGAGATCTCCGGCAAGAAGCCCGAGGACATGCGCGTGGTCATCTCCGGCGCGGGCGCGGCGGCCATCGCCTGCACCAACCTGTACCGGAACATGGGCGTCAAGTTCGAGAACATCGCCATGTTCGACTCTCGCGGCCACATCAACAAGGGCCGCACGGACCTGAACGAGTTCAAGCAGCAGTACGCCACCGAGAAGGCCTACGGCTCCCTGGCCGAGGCCATGGAAGGCGCGGACTGCTTCCTGGGCCTGTCCGCTGCGGGCGTGGTCTCCAAGGACATGGTCAAGTCCATGTCCGAAAACTGCCCGATCATCTTCGCCTGCGCGAACCCCGATCCCGAGATCACCTATGACGACGCCAAGGAAGCGCGCCCTGACTGCATCATGGGCACCGGCCGCTCCGACTGCCCCAACCAGGTCAACAACGTGCTCGGCTTCCCGTTCATCTTCCGCGGCGCGCTCGATTGCGGCGCCACCGCCATCACCGAGGAGATGAAGCTGGCGGCGGCTCAGGCCCTGGCCGACCTGGCCAAGACCGAGGCCCCGGAATACGTGTGCAAGGCGTTCGGCGTGGACAAGCTCGAGTTCGGCCCCGACTACGTCATCCCCAAGGCGCTGGACCTGCGGCTCATCGAGTACGTGTCCGTTGCCGTGGCCAAGGCCGCCATGGACGCGGGCATCGCACGCAACCCCCTGGACCTCGACGCATACAAGGGCGAACTCAGGCAACGCATCGCCGACTCCTCCAAGCGGGTCGGTGCATTCGTCGATACATACAACCTCGGAATATAA
- a CDS encoding SLC13 family permease, translated as MSDQAESNKGKMVGFFLGPIVFIAMLLLPVPEGMKLEAWRVAAVTALMAIWWITEAIPIPATSLLPIALFPLLGVMKSSASTAPYANHLIYLFMGGFFLAVTMERWNLHRRVALYTIKAIGTSPARMIMGFMVATAFLSMWVSNTATAMMMVPIGLAVIQQATGFSSEHLRDAGASVGPEFNFGRGLMLGIAYAASIGGVATIIGTPPNTVMAGMVEKMFGVQIGFGQWMMFGVPLAAITLALAWILLTRFLYPMGDMELAGGAKIINDEVKKLGPMSGEEKKIVIVGCFMAAFWLARGFMAKSATVLSVMPHFKYIGDATIGILGALILFAIPTNFKKGEFLLNWKTAVKIPWDVILLFGGGLAIANGFAKTGLAGYIASQLGGLEGASMLLFVGVVVLITIFLTEITSNTATATLLVPIMGSAAIAMGVHPFATIVGACVAASFAFMLPVATPPNAVVFGSGCVSIKQMAKAGVWLNIIGSILITAFVVYILPALWGIDLNVVPDWAVIPK; from the coding sequence ATGAGTGATCAGGCTGAATCCAACAAAGGTAAGATGGTAGGGTTCTTTCTCGGACCCATTGTCTTTATCGCAATGCTGCTCCTCCCGGTTCCCGAGGGGATGAAGCTCGAAGCATGGCGCGTGGCGGCGGTAACCGCCCTGATGGCCATCTGGTGGATCACCGAGGCGATCCCCATCCCGGCCACGTCGCTGCTGCCCATCGCCCTGTTCCCGCTGCTGGGTGTCATGAAATCCAGCGCGTCCACCGCCCCCTATGCCAACCATCTGATCTACCTGTTCATGGGCGGCTTCTTCCTGGCCGTGACCATGGAGAGGTGGAACCTGCACCGCCGCGTGGCGCTCTACACCATCAAGGCCATCGGCACCAGCCCGGCCCGGATGATCATGGGCTTCATGGTGGCCACCGCATTCCTGTCCATGTGGGTTTCCAACACCGCCACCGCCATGATGATGGTCCCCATCGGCCTGGCCGTCATCCAGCAGGCCACGGGCTTCAGTTCCGAGCATCTGCGTGACGCCGGGGCCAGCGTGGGCCCCGAATTCAACTTCGGTCGCGGCCTGATGCTCGGCATCGCCTACGCCGCCTCCATCGGCGGCGTGGCCACCATCATCGGCACGCCCCCCAACACCGTCATGGCGGGCATGGTCGAAAAAATGTTCGGCGTGCAGATCGGCTTCGGCCAGTGGATGATGTTCGGCGTTCCCCTTGCCGCCATCACCCTTGCCCTCGCCTGGATCCTGCTGACCCGGTTCCTGTACCCCATGGGCGACATGGAACTGGCCGGCGGCGCCAAGATCATCAACGACGAAGTCAAGAAACTCGGACCCATGTCCGGCGAAGAAAAGAAAATCGTGATCGTCGGCTGTTTCATGGCCGCCTTCTGGCTGGCCCGCGGCTTCATGGCCAAATCCGCCACCGTTCTCAGCGTGATGCCACACTTCAAGTACATCGGCGATGCTACCATCGGTATCCTGGGCGCACTGATTCTCTTTGCCATCCCCACCAACTTCAAGAAGGGCGAGTTCCTCCTGAACTGGAAGACCGCCGTCAAGATCCCCTGGGACGTGATCCTGCTCTTCGGCGGCGGCCTGGCCATCGCCAACGGCTTCGCAAAGACCGGCCTGGCAGGCTACATCGCCAGCCAGCTCGGCGGCCTTGAAGGCGCGAGCATGCTCCTCTTCGTCGGCGTGGTGGTCCTGATCACCATCTTCCTGACGGAAATCACCTCCAACACCGCCACCGCGACCCTGCTCGTGCCCATCATGGGTTCGGCCGCCATCGCCATGGGCGTCCACCCGTTCGCCACCATCGTCGGCGCCTGCGTGGCCGCTTCCTTCGCCTTCATGCTCCCGGTGGCCACGCCGCCCAACGCCGTCGTCTTCGGCTCGGGTTGCGTGTCCATCAAGCAGATGGCCAAAGCCGGTGTCTGGTTGAACATCATCGGCTCCATCCTGATCACGGCATTCGTCGTCTACATCCTGCCCGCCCTGTGGGGCATCGACCTCAACGTGGTTCCGGATTGGGCTGTCATTCCCAAGTAA
- a CDS encoding cytochrome c3 family protein, with product MRSKSKIFPVILTTILLLAVAVVGYIRSGQTQPMPVRILFKNNGGKVIFSHLVHHRDYQIECAQCHHDKSEPAMVSSDRALACNSCHPNEFNEDFVNNHIDSFPDESYCVRCHHTEFDEVIFDHEAHKDYASDCYDCHHGKEIEPEPQKCSNCHEGEDSGDLISMRLAGHESCANCHEDMFDKGLSSCNSCHIPVDMAEYDGDYTSCGSCHEAEPRELVLPRMNAFHDQCMSCHEEMGAGPYGPDNCNQCHISR from the coding sequence ATGCGCTCAAAATCGAAGATATTCCCGGTAATCCTGACAACGATCCTGCTCCTGGCGGTGGCTGTTGTCGGCTATATCCGATCTGGCCAGACACAGCCGATGCCCGTCCGCATCCTGTTCAAGAACAACGGCGGCAAGGTCATTTTCTCCCACCTGGTCCACCACAGGGACTACCAGATCGAATGCGCGCAATGTCACCACGACAAGAGTGAGCCGGCGATGGTGAGTTCCGACAGGGCCCTGGCCTGCAACTCATGCCATCCCAATGAATTCAATGAAGATTTCGTCAACAACCATATAGATTCGTTCCCTGACGAATCCTATTGCGTGCGTTGTCACCACACCGAATTCGACGAGGTGATCTTCGACCACGAAGCGCACAAGGACTATGCGTCCGACTGCTACGACTGCCACCACGGCAAGGAGATCGAGCCCGAGCCCCAAAAGTGCTCCAACTGCCACGAGGGCGAAGATTCGGGCGACCTCATCTCCATGCGCCTGGCCGGGCACGAAAGCTGCGCCAACTGCCATGAAGACATGTTCGACAAGGGCCTTTCGAGCTGCAACTCCTGCCACATCCCCGTGGACATGGCCGAATACGACGGCGACTACACCTCCTGCGGCTCGTGCCACGAGGCCGAACCCAGGGAGCTGGTCCTGCCCCGCATGAACGCCTTCCATGACCAGTGCATGTCCTGCCACGAGGAAATGGGCGCCGGTCCCTACGGCCCCGACAACTGCAACCAATGCCACATCAGCAGGTAG
- a CDS encoding 4Fe-4S dicluster domain-containing protein: MNTRATNNPAQAEMTLTLHCPLVKCGQDVRRGETIATSNVPDRGDIHAPFSGRVLHVDPYRIRIAPEAGETVDAVSLDGLSGLKLRNRLAELGADLPAVSTADTLIINAVDAEPTVVSRRELLDKHADTLLAGCKALAEAYHPASTALAVPGGSAHALDGTETTVISGHYPAGLDPLVAKAVTGSEAPQDTVVVGLETVFHVGRIMETGLPAMETMVTVGDSGRVIPLGTPVGTIIDAEGEVLLDRDRIVLGGALRGTAASSPNQGVDRSTLAVAVVSSPAPVAMDTACVGCGECVRRCPARLDPAMITSYAEFGMYAEAAREHVTACFECGLCGYFCIARRPMLQYIRIAKNELARAAAQTGEENQQ, translated from the coding sequence ATGAACACCCGAGCAACAAACAACCCGGCGCAGGCGGAGATGACCCTGACCCTCCACTGCCCGCTGGTCAAATGCGGCCAGGACGTCCGACGCGGCGAGACCATCGCCACTTCCAACGTCCCGGACAGGGGCGACATCCACGCCCCGTTCTCCGGCAGGGTCCTGCACGTGGACCCCTACCGCATCCGCATCGCCCCGGAAGCGGGCGAAACCGTGGACGCGGTCTCCCTGGACGGGCTGTCCGGCCTCAAGCTGCGCAACCGTCTCGCGGAACTGGGGGCCGATCTTCCGGCAGTATCCACCGCAGACACCCTGATCATCAATGCCGTTGACGCCGAGCCCACCGTGGTCAGCCGCCGCGAGCTGCTGGACAAACACGCCGACACCCTGCTGGCAGGGTGCAAGGCCCTGGCCGAGGCATACCATCCGGCGTCCACCGCACTGGCCGTCCCCGGCGGTTCGGCGCATGCGCTGGACGGAACGGAAACAACGGTCATTTCCGGGCACTATCCCGCCGGGCTGGACCCGCTGGTGGCCAAGGCCGTGACCGGGAGCGAAGCGCCTCAGGATACCGTGGTCGTCGGACTGGAAACCGTCTTCCACGTCGGCCGGATCATGGAGACCGGGCTTCCGGCCATGGAGACCATGGTCACGGTGGGCGACTCGGGCCGCGTCATCCCCCTCGGCACGCCGGTGGGCACGATCATCGACGCGGAAGGCGAAGTCCTCCTCGACCGCGACCGCATCGTCCTCGGCGGCGCGCTGCGCGGCACGGCAGCCTCTTCCCCCAACCAGGGCGTGGACCGGTCCACCCTGGCGGTGGCCGTGGTCAGCAGCCCGGCACCGGTGGCCATGGACACGGCCTGCGTGGGGTGCGGCGAATGCGTGCGCCGCTGCCCGGCCCGCCTCGATCCCGCCATGATCACCAGCTACGCCGAATTCGGCATGTACGCCGAAGCGGCCAGGGAACACGTCACGGCCTGTTTCGAATGCGGCCTGTGCGGCTATTTCTGCATCGCCCGCCGCCCCATGCTCCAATACATCCGGATCGCCAAAAACGAACTGGCCCGGGCCGCAGCCCAAACCGGAGAGGAAAACCAACAGTGA
- a CDS encoding RnfABCDGE type electron transport complex subunit D, which translates to MKPLNPFALTVSVPPHRHCGVTVRSRMLNILLAMLPAAVMATGTFGMAAARVMALSMAAAVLTELACDYFMDRESDVHDLHALTVGLGFAFLLPASAPWWLVVSGSALSIALGKMAFGPLGGSPFCAPLVGWAICRISWPAFMDIDASMLATDLTYPLAQLKNFGLNAVQITDTRMLFLGKQLGGLGAVQMAGILLGGMFLVMRKHISSIIPVGVLAGVAVSAMLFNMADPTIYAGPGFHLLTGSTLFGAFFLATDGPSSPNRQMPMLLFGLLVGTLIVIIRVYGVYPDGVPFAILLANLFTPVLERIRPKPFGVR; encoded by the coding sequence GTGAAACCGCTCAATCCCTTTGCATTGACCGTCTCCGTTCCGCCCCATCGCCACTGCGGCGTCACCGTGCGGAGCAGGATGCTCAACATACTCCTGGCCATGCTGCCCGCAGCGGTCATGGCGACCGGCACCTTCGGAATGGCCGCCGCGCGGGTCATGGCCCTGTCCATGGCCGCCGCCGTGCTCACGGAACTGGCATGCGACTATTTCATGGACAGGGAAAGCGACGTCCACGACCTCCACGCCCTGACCGTGGGACTCGGGTTCGCCTTCCTGCTCCCCGCCTCCGCGCCCTGGTGGCTGGTCGTGTCCGGCAGCGCCCTGTCCATCGCGCTCGGCAAAATGGCCTTCGGCCCCCTGGGCGGGAGCCCCTTCTGCGCCCCGCTGGTGGGCTGGGCCATCTGCCGCATCTCATGGCCCGCCTTCATGGACATCGATGCGTCCATGCTGGCCACGGACCTGACCTATCCCCTGGCCCAGCTCAAGAACTTCGGCCTGAACGCGGTCCAGATCACGGACACCAGGATGCTCTTTCTCGGCAAGCAGCTCGGCGGGCTGGGCGCCGTCCAGATGGCGGGCATCCTGCTCGGCGGCATGTTCCTGGTGATGCGCAAGCACATCTCCTCGATCATCCCGGTGGGCGTCCTGGCGGGCGTCGCGGTCTCGGCCATGCTGTTCAACATGGCCGACCCGACGATATACGCCGGGCCCGGCTTCCACCTGCTGACCGGCTCCACCCTGTTCGGGGCGTTCTTCCTGGCGACGGACGGGCCGTCGTCGCCCAACCGGCAGATGCCCATGCTGCTCTTCGGCCTTCTGGTCGGGACGCTCATCGTCATCATCCGGGTCTACGGCGTCTATCCCGACGGCGTGCCCTTTGCCATCCTCCTCGCCAACCTGTTCACCCCGGTCCTGGAACGCATCCGGCCCAAGCCGTTCGGAGTGAGGTAA
- the rnfG gene encoding RnfABCDGE type electron transport complex subunit G — translation MKEMIKMMVVLSLICGISGVTLAALKETTAPIIEEQVLTFVQAPAIESVLGEHDNNPIKDRRKFDVDGRTVTVFPAMKGGTLSGVAFETSAKGYGGSIGVMVGFDVQARTLSGIGITTMKETPGLGTRVAGHGYTTQFKGHSIESVNLKKNGGDIEAVAGATISSTGTVSAVQDAIAIFNTLKSQFAEGWS, via the coding sequence ATGAAAGAAATGATAAAAATGATGGTCGTCCTGTCGCTGATCTGCGGCATCTCCGGGGTCACCCTGGCCGCGCTCAAGGAAACGACCGCGCCCATCATCGAAGAGCAGGTGCTGACCTTCGTCCAGGCCCCGGCCATCGAATCGGTCCTGGGAGAGCACGACAACAACCCGATCAAGGACCGCAGGAAATTCGACGTGGACGGCCGCACCGTGACCGTGTTCCCGGCCATGAAGGGCGGCACGCTCTCCGGCGTGGCCTTCGAGACCTCGGCCAAGGGGTACGGCGGCAGCATCGGCGTCATGGTCGGCTTCGACGTGCAGGCCCGGACCCTGTCCGGCATCGGCATCACCACCATGAAGGAAACGCCCGGTCTGGGTACGCGCGTGGCCGGCCACGGCTACACCACCCAGTTCAAGGGGCACTCCATTGAATCAGTGAATCTCAAGAAGAACGGCGGCGACATCGAAGCCGTGGCCGGAGCGACCATTTCCTCCACCGGCACGGTCAGCGCCGTGCAGGACGCCATCGCCATCTTCAACACCCTGAAAAGCCAATTCGCGGAAGGCTGGAGCTGA